In the Dolichospermum flos-aquae CCAP 1403/13F genome, TAGCATTATAGGGATGCTGTGAATCTTGATCAAAATTGCGGTTTTCTTGCATGAGATTCTCTAAATAGCTAAAAAGTGAAATATTGGCTAGGTAATTGAGGGACTGCTAGTACCGCTTTCCCAAAGTTAAACGTTTGGTAAGCAAATTTTTGTTTTCATCCTGTTAATCCCTTAATCTTGGACATCCTGATTCAGACAGTAATTATTTCAGTCGTTTAGGTGTAATAGCTTCAGTTAATTGAGGTGAAGGAGTTGCGTCCTTGACATTTATCTTGCGGGGAATGATTTTTTCTTCAAAATAAAAATCAGCAACTTTCTGTTGTTCAGCAATAATTGCAGGTGTCAGTCTTCTTAACCGACGAGTAGTTCGACGAGATACTTTTTCTAAAACGTCTACATCAATTTTCAACTCAGGTGCAAAAGCTTGAGCGACTTCTTTTGGGTTTTTATCAGCCCATTCTCCAACTTTATCTGCTTCTTCTAAAAATACTCTTACCAATTCAGAATTTTTGGTGATAAACTCCTTTCTACCCAGATAAAATCCGCCGAGAGTATTAATCCCTGAAGCATTTCTGAGATTACGAATAGGGATGGTTTTTTCGACAAGAGCTAAAAAGGGATCACCACCTACCCAAACTTCAACTTTATTTTGAATAAAAGCATCACGAGCTTCAGATGGAGTTAGTCCCACAACTTGAATATCACTAATCTTTAAACCTACTTCTGTTAAGGCTTTTGCTAATAAGTAGTGGGCATTTGATCCCCGTTGAAAAGCAACTTTTTTACCCTTAATATCCGCTAATTTTCTAATAGGAGAATTGGCTCTGACAATAATACCTTGTCCTAATCCTTTACTGGGTACACGCCCAGAAATATAAATCACTTCTGTGACACCAGCAGCTTGGGAAAATATTGGTGGTGTTTCTCCCACTGTACCAATATCAACTTTACCTGCATTCATGGCTTCTATTAGTTGTGGACCTGCTGGAAATGGTCCAACCCAATTCACAGTTACACCTAATTCTTTAAAACGTGGCTCAACAACTTTTTTGACTTTGACAATATCCCCAGAGGTTTGATAAGCCAAGTTGATAACTTTAGAACTAAATCCAGATTTTGTCTGGGCTTGGCTTGTTTGTAATAAACTACCTGTCAAGGGTGTAGATAGAGTAAACAATCCTAGTAGTGAATATTGAACAAATCGGTTTAAAACTGTGCGGCGTTGTGGTAAAAATGGTATTTTCATGGCTGAAATATTTAGAGTTTACAAAATTGATAATTTTTATTCTGCTGAAGCAAAAACTCTCGTATTTCTATCGGAATTACGTATTTACATATTATCTTTACACAAAAAATCTGAAAATCAAGTATTTTCCAACACATTTATTATTTTTCTCAAGATTTATTTGAAGTATTTAGGTAATATAGTAATTCTAAATTTTATGAACAAAAAGATCCCCGACTTCTCTAAGAAGTCAGGGATCTGAATTTGAATGAAATAGGCTATACGCAAAAAATCACCAAAGTAGGGATAATTCATAAATTACCTCTACACACATAATAATCACGGCTTCGATAACATCATTTGTAAGTTCTATGCTGACTAAGAAATTAATCCCATTTCTTGATATATGGGGTTTACCACCGTTCTAATTTCTGAGATTTGCCTAGCAAAAAAACAAGCTCCCAAAATACAACAAACACCACCAAATAATAAGGCATTAGCAACGCCAATATAATTTGCTAATCCTCCAAAAAATAAATTACCAAAAGGTAGTATTCCCAAAAAAGTAGTCATAAATATACTGGTTACTCGTCCTCTTTTATCTTCTTCCACTAGAATTACTTGCACAAAATTACTAATTGAAGCTAGAGTTAAGGTATTAGTTAATCCGACAATAAAGATTAATACTAAACAAATTTCTAGTCGTGTTGAGCGAGAAAATAATATTAATGATAATCCTAGCACTAAAGTAGAAATTGCCATAACTTTTTCCAGTCCTATTGCTTGTTTACGCCTCATTAAATAAATACCAGAAAAGATAGAGCCAAAAGCTGTGGAAGTCATCAAAAAACCCATTGTTTCTGCATTACCTTTTAATACTTCTTTGGCAAATATCGGCATCAAATTAACATAAGTCATTGCCATAAAGCAAACTGTAATTTGCAAGATTAAAATGAACTTAATTGGTATGAAGTTGTATACAAAAACAAATCCTTCTTTAAGGTTATGCCAAATCTTTTTAGAGTTAGAGCTAGATTTTGATAAGCTATAGATATTTGGTTTAATTTGCATAGTCAAAATAGCGAACAAAAAAGGTAAGTAGCTAATAGCATCTACTAAAAAACATAACCATGCTCCATTTTTAGCAATTATCAAACCCCCAATCATCGGACTGACAAATTTAGCTGTATTAATTAAAAATGAATGTACAGCCATTGCACTATAAGTATCACTTCTATTTTCTACTAATCTAGGAATAGTTACTTGACGTGCTGGTAAATCAAAAGCTTTGACTATGCCTTGAAGAATACCAATGATAATAATATCTGTAAAATTTATCTGATTACTAACAGTTAAAAAAGTTAGTAGTGAGGATAAAATAATAGATACTATCTGAGTGGTTAACAAAACATATTTTAAATTCCATCTATCTAGTAATACTCCTACCAATGGTGTAATAACCAAGCCCATTGCTTGATTAGTGAAGCCTGCAACGCCAACTAACATAGCTGAATTTGTTAATTGATAAACCATCCATACTAGGGCAATTTGTGTCATCCAAGAGCCGAAAAAAGACACGCTTTCCCCAATGAGAAAACCAAATAAATTGGGTGATTTAATTGCAGGTGAGATTTTCAAAAAAGCAAATATTTTGTTGCTTTTCTTTAATGATGTGCTATTTTCTTCTAACATTAATATTATCTATTTTCAGGTATAGTCATTACCGATCTTGCTGAGTTGGACGAATCAAGATTTCATTCACATTTACGTGCTGTGGTTGGGTAACAGCATAAACTATTGCTGCTGCGATATCTTCACTTTGTAATGGTGTAATTGCTTTCCGTCTGGCTGCAATTTCCTGCTTTGCTACTACATCGGTAATATGCTGATCAATTTCTGTTTCTACTAAACCAGGCTCGATGATAGTAACGCGGATATTATCTTGATATACTTCCTGTCTTAATGCTTCCGAAAAGGCATTTACACCCCATTTAGTGACATTGTAAGCCGCCATTCCTGCACGGGCAATGCGTCCAGCGACAGATGAAATATTAACGATATGTCCTGATTTTTGCGCTTTAAAAATAGGTAAAACTGTGTGAGTTGCGTACATTAACGCCAAAACATTAATATCAATCATTTTCCGCCAGTTTGACGGATCTGCATTTTCAATCCTACCTGGAAATGATATACCTGCATTGTTAACTAAAATATCTACGCGCCCAAATTCTGCATGAGCTTTTTGGATCAGATTTTTAACCTGTACTTCATTGGTAATATCTGCAACAACAGGTAATACTTGTCCACCATTTTCAGTAATATGTTTTGCTACTGCTTCTAAACGCTCTCCCCTTCTAGCTGCAATTATTACTTTTGCTCCTTCTGCTGCGAGTGAAATAGCCGTAGCTTCCCCAATTCCCGAAGAAGCCCCGGTAACAATGGCGACTTTTCCTTCTAATTTACTTGCCATAGCGAACATCCCTTGATTAGTTAAAATACGGTATCTTGATACAAATACTGTTGATTCAAAATCAAGCATCTCACAGATCACTAGAAAAAGCAACAAAAATAACCTCTATGTGATACTCTAAGAAAAAAATACGGTAAACTGATTGATATACTGTAGTTTTGTGATAAATTAACTTGAGTCCAAATATTCTATTGACCTTAACCACCAGAGTAATGTTGACTAAATTTTCTCCATTCCGACTATTGGAAGCTGGAATCACCTTCCTAAAAAAATATCAAAAGCAGAACATCCACACTCTTTCCTTACTATTTGCAGTTGGACTGAGTTTGACTTTTGTTATTTCCGCTTGCTCTCCCAACACAAGGGACAATACTGGGACAAATCAGACAGCACAAACAACTGAAACTACTAATTCAAGTCCAAACTCTAACAGTATAGTGGTTCGTATTGGCTATCAAAAAGCTGCAACTGTCCTCTACGCATTAAAAGCCAAAGGAGAATTAGAAAAAGCTTTAAAAGCCTCTGGTGCTTCTGTCACTTGGACTGAATTTCCCGCAGGTCCACCCATGTTAGAGGCTTTAAATGCGGGAAGTATTGACTTTGGTTACACAGGAGAAGCACCCCCTGTATTTGCTCAATCAGGAGGTACACCGTTTGTTTATGTTGCTTATGATCCCTTGAGTACCAAAGCAGAAGCGATTATTGTTCGTCAAGATTCACCTATTAAAAGTGTGGCTGATCTCAAAGGTAAAAAAGTTGCTTTTGCTAAAGGCTCTAATACTAACTATTTAGTAGTAAAAGCATTGGAAAAAGCAGGATTACAATATAAAGATATCGAACCTATGGGTCTTAAACCAGCCGATGCTCGCGCTGCTTTTGAAAGTAAAAAGGTGGATGCTTGGGCTATTTGGGACCCTTATTTAGCCGCAGCAGAGAAAGCAATAAGTGTCCGCACTTTAACAGATGCGACTGGATTAGCACCTAATCGTGGTTATTATCTTGCTGCTAAATCTTTTGCTGATAGCAATTTAGATACTCTAAAAACGGTTATTGATGAAGTCAAGAAAGTAAGCGACTGGGCAAAAAATAATCCACCTGAAGTTGCTAAGTTACTATCACCTATATTAGGGATAGATGCGGCTGTTTTAGAAATAGCCGAAAAGCGGCGTGAATATGGTGTATTACCCCTAACAGATGAAGTAATTACGAAACAACAAGAAGTTGCTGATGCTTTCTATAAGATCAAATTGATTCCTAAAGAAGTCAATGTTAAGGAAATAGTTTGGCAAAATAATAAATAATCTGGTAATTGGTAATAGAAAAATTACTAATTATCAATTATTTCTAAAAATCTGCCTTTACTCTCTCTGTGTCTGGAGCACCTCTGCGTGAGAAAAAAATAAATCAAGGTAATTAAAAATGATCAAAGAAATAACACGGCGTGAATTTATTGCCACTGCTGCCTTAACAACTGGTTTTGCTTTAGCCGTACAACCTGTTTTTGCTAAAGTAATTACCACAGATACAAAAGGATTAATTGCGGGAGGGGTGAAAATTCCCGTTGAGGGTGGGGAAATTCCGGCATATAGAGCGCAACCAGAAAAAGGTGAAAATTTCCCCATTGTTTTAGTAATTCAAGAAATATTTGGTGTTCATGAACATATACAGGATGTTGTTAGACGCTTTGCTAAATTAGGGTATTTAGCGATCGCACCTGAACTATTTATCCGTCAAGGTGATGTGTCAAAATTAACCAATATTGACGAAATTCGCGTAATTGTATCCAAAGTTCCCGATGCTCAAGTTCTATCAGATTTAGATGATATTGTTACTTGGGCTGTAAAATCAGCCAAGGGTAACGCTGATAAATTAGCAATTACGGGTTTTTGCTGGGGTGGTCGAATTACCTGGCTATATGCAGCACATAATCCCAACGTCAAAGCAGGTGTGGCTTGGTACGGTAGAGTAGTAGGCAATGTTACCGAACTACAGCCTAAACATCCCGTTGATATTGCTTCTGAGTTAAAGGTCCCTGTGCTGGGACTCTATGGAGGTCAAGATACAGGTATTTCTGTGGACACAGTAGAACAAATACGAGAAAAACTCAAATCTAGCAGCAGTAAATCAGAGATAATTGTTTATCCTGATGCACCTCACGCCTTTTTTGCCGATTATCGCCCTTCTTACCGCGAAAAAGAAGCCCAGGATGGTTGGCAAAGACTCCAGGTATGGTTTAAACAGTATGGAGTGTGAGTTTCAATATTTCTAGAACTTACGTAGAAATTACGGATAAACGAACCGCAGAGGCGCAGAGGACACGGAGAAATAAGAGTTTGAGAGGTTTTGCGTAAGTCCGAATTTCATGTTTTGATAGTCAACCTATTTAAATACTAACTATGTCAGAAAATTATCGTTTTGAAACCCTACAAATCCATGCTGGACAAGAACCTGCACCTGGTACTAATGCCCGCGCTGTACCAATTTATCAAACTACTTCCTACGTTTTTGATGATGCTGAACATGGAGCGCGGTTATTTGCTCTCCAGGAGTTCGGTAACATTTATACCCGGATCATGAATCCGACAACGGATGTATTTGAAAAAAGAATTGCAGCTTTAGAAGGGGGTGTCGCAGCTTTAGCCACTGCAAGCGGTCAAGCAGCACAATTTTTAGCAATAAGTACGATCGCTCAAGCAGGAGATAATATTGTTGCTACCAGTTTCCTCTATGGGGGAACTTATAACCAGTTCAAAGTTACTCTTCCACGATTAGGAATAAACGTCAAATTTGTGGAAGGAGATGATCCAGAAAATTTCCGTCAGGCAATTGATGAAAACACAAAAGCTTTGTATGTCGAAACCATTGGTAATCCCCAATTTAATATCCCAGACTTTGCTGTTTTAGCTCAAATTGCCCATGAAAACGGCATTCCTTTAATTGTAGATAATACCTTCGGTGCAGGTGGATATGTAGCACGACCAATTGAACATGGTGCAGATATTATCGTAGAATCTGCTACTAAATGGATTGGAGGACATGGTACATCTATTGGTGGCGTGATAGTTGATTCTGGTAAATTTGATTGGGGTAACGGCAAATTTCCCCTATTTACTGAACCTTCCCCCGGTTATCATGGATTGAATTTTCAAGAAGTATTTGGGAAAGGTAGTCAATTTGGTAACATTGCTTTTATTATTCGTGCCAGAGTCGAAGGATTACGAGATTTAGGAGCAGCATTGAGTCCATTTAACGCTTTTCTATTACTGCAAGGATTAGAAACTCTTTCCCTGCGTGTAGAACGTCATATCAACAATGCTTTAGAATTAGCTAAATGGTTAGAACAACAAGAGCAAGTAGCATGGGTTAATTATCCAGGACTTCCCAATCATCCATATCATGAACGCGCTAAAAAATATCTTCGACATGGCTTTGGTGGCGTTCTTAATTTTGGTATCAAAGGTGGATTAGAAGCAGGTAAAGCTTTTATTAGTAATGTAAAATTAGCCAGTCATTTAGCAAATGTCGGTGATGCTAAAACTTTGGTAATTCATCCTGCTTCTACAACTCATCAACAGCTAAGTAATAGTGAACAAATTTCGGCTGGTGTAACACCTGATTTAGTGCGGGTATCTGTGGGAATTGAACATATTGACGATATTAAGGAGGATTTTGAACAGGCATTTAAGAAGGTTTCTGGCTAATATACCAAAAGAAAAAGATCCCCGACTTCTTAAAGAAGTCGGGGATCTGGGGATCTATAGCTAATTGCTAATTTTATGAAATACTTAGACTTCATTTCATCAAAAAACCAGTTTTACCAATTGTCAGCACCATTTTCATTAGAATCTGGTGAAGTATTAATTGGTGTTCAGGTTGCTTATCGTACCTGGGGAAACTTAAACGCAAACCGCGATAATGGGGTCTTAATTTGTCATGCTTTAACTGGTTCTGCTGACGCTGACGACTGGTGGGGAGATTTATTTGGTTCAGGGAAAGTTTTTGATTCTGACCAGGATTTTATTGTGTGCAGCAACATTTTAGGAAGTTGTTACGGTACAACTGGAGCAACTTCTATTAACCCAAATACAGGAAAGGTTTATGGTGGATCTTTTCCCAGAATTACAATTAGGGATATGGTTAACCTCCAAGCTGCACTATTAGAATATTTAGATATTCAATCTCTACGGTTAGCAATTGGTGGTTCGCTGGGTGGAATGCAGGTTTTAGAATGGGCTTTATTGTATCCAGAACGGGTGAGAGCGATCGCACCAATGGCATCACCTGGAAGACATTCAGCATGGTCTATTGGCTTGAGTGAAGCCCAAAGACAGGCAATTTATATTGATCCAAATTGGCAAGGTGGGAACTATACAACTGATGCACCACCAGTCCAAGGATTAGCAGTAGCGCGGATGATGGCAATGATTACTTATCGTTATTGGGACAGTTTTACAAATCGTTTTGGTAGACAGCAGGATGAATCTAATCAGTTTGCCATATCTAGTTATTTACAATATCAAGGTCAAAAACTAATAGAACGTTTTGATGCTAATACTTATATTACATTAACTCATGCAATGGATAGTCATGATGTTAGTTGGAATAGGAAAGATTATCAATCTGTTTTGCAAAGTATCAAACAACCAACTTTAGTTGTAGCGATTGATTCTGATGTTCTTTATCCTCCAGTAGAACAACAAGAATTAGTAGATTTAATTCCTAATGCTCAACTGGGGTTGCTTAAGTCAAGTCACGGACATGATGCTTTTTTAATTGATATGGAAGCATTGAATGAAATGGTAGTTTCTTTTAGGCAAAAACAATAAGGTGCGAATAAGAGTAAATATTCTTGAAATTTACCGTAGATGTACAAATTTGCTGCTGCTTGGGAACAGGAAACAATAGTTTTTGGTGCTTCTCAACCTGGATATAAGGATAATCAGGTATATGATTGGATTGAGTTTATGAAATCCCGAAACATACAGCGGATTTGCTGTTTACTTAGTGAAAAACAACTAGCTAATTATGCCCATCTTTTAGATACATATCGGCAAGAATTTGGTAATCAACAAGTTTGTTGGACACCAATTGAAGATTTTCATTTATCTGATTTAGAAACACTCACACAAAAAATACTGCCTTTTTTAATCACAGCAAATCAACAAAATGAAAAAGTAGTTGTGCATTGTGCTGGTGGAATTGGCCGGACTGGACATATATTAGCAGCTTGGTTAGTTACTGTGCGGGGATTTTCTAATCAAGATGCAATTTCTGCTGTAAAGAAAACAGGGAGAAATCCTCATGAAGCTGTAATGTTAAGTAAAAATCCGTTACAAGTTGCAGAAGAATTAAATGTGCTGCTGAATAATTGTCGTCTAGCATTCTTAACTAATTGATGGATATTGCTAAATTTGTATGAAAAATCAGCAATTTATAACCACTTTACCTGTAATAAAATAGATGATTATCAAAATCATTGTAAAATTGTAAACGAGCAGTTCCCACAACTAAATTATTTGTCTTTTCACCAGAGGAAATAACATGAACTCGAAATAGATAAATACCTTCGCTGGTGGGATTATAAAAAGGTTTTAAACCGATAGTAATTGTTTGATTTGCAGAAACTGGTTTATCAAAAGTAGCAATGATAGTTTGTGGTTGAGTTGAACTTTTGCTTAGTGTAATACCTATCTTTTCTTTTTGTCCACTTGCTTCTACGAAAGCAAAACTGTCTTTCTGATTGAATTTAATATTTTCTATACCTTCTATTTGTGTTAAAACAACCTGTTGCAGTTGCCAATTAGCCAGAGATTCTGGTAATTTAATTGTAAAATAATAAGTTGCGTCCCAAGAACCTGTTTGATTGTAAGTTGTTTTGGCAGTTAACAACGGTTTTGGTGGTATCCCGTAGGTAGTAGGCACAGATAATAAAAATATTCCTGTACTAATAGCTAGAGTTTTACAAAGAGTTTTAAAGTTGTTCATGTTTTTAGGATTTGATATTTTAAATAGGTTTTTCTATTGCATTACACCCTTTTAGTTTAGTAAGTGGAACTTATTAATAATTACAATACTGTTTGGTTAAGAGTTTTTGTAGGTTGGGTTAAGCGACAGCGCAACCCAACAAACGTCTGTAAGTGTTGGGTTTCCTAATGTCAACCCAACCTACCTGATTTAATGTTTTTAGATTATGACAAGTATAGGTTGTTTCAAAAATGGTTCTAATTGCATGATTAACTCCCTAATAATCAAAATGAATTAGATTGAGTGTTGGGTTAACCAAGCTTCTAAATCAGCAACACTAGAAAAGTCTAATAATGCCTCTCCTAAGTTTTCTAACTGTTCAATTGATAATCCTGTAATTCGCTCGATTAATAACGAATCAATTTCCCCAATCCGACGATGTAGTAGACGCAGTATTAAGTTTTTTTCTCCTTCTTGCTTTCCTTCTTGCTTTCCTTCTCGTCTTCCTTCTTGTCTTCCCTCTTCTCTTCCTTCTTCTTTAGCTTGTTCTCTATTTCTTTGATAAAGTGGTTCTAGTCGCATAATTAACTCCCTATCATCTGTTTCTAGTTGTTGATTTACTCTCAAATTTTCGCGCAAGTTGTAAACTAATTCCAGGGTGGCTTTTTGGTAAGGGTGATCTAATGGTAACGCCTGCAACTCGATAATTGCTTGTGATTGTACGCTTCCCCTACCCAAAAGCCTCAACCATAAAGTATCTGGTGTTTGTGGTAGTTGGTGTATTGCCACAATTGCTGTTCGCAAGGCATCTGCTAAAAAATGTACTCCCGATAACCAATCTTCTTTTTGGATAGTTCCAAAGCTAGATAAACGAGTTTCAGATATGGTGGGGGTTAAAATCCACAATTTAGGAATTTCTGACTCCTGAAGTTTGATTTTATTGGCTTTGGCTTCTCGTCGCAATAAAGCCTTGACTTCTAATAACTTGAGAATACAGTCGCAGATTTCATCGGTAGAAGCTGGATTGCGGTATGGTTCTATTATTGCAGGATTTTCGGCAAGTCTTCCTAGTAAGCCCAGTATTTGTAATTTAGAAGTTTGTTGTTTAGCAGGTGTGAATAAAACATCAATTTCTTTAATTTCTCCTGAGACTTTTTCTGATGCTTTGACTTCTCCGTAATCTTTTAATAATTCTTCTAGATAGTCTTTGGCGAATTTATCATGTATAAACCTAGTCATTAAATTTTAATTTTGAGTAAAATCTGGGAAATAATTTAGACTCCTATTATATAGCAGTTATGAATTTTCCGTAAGAGGATATTTGAAATTTTTTTTGTGTTGTATTCAATACTTTGAGATCCCCGACTTCTTTGAATGATCTTTATTATTTACAAAAAATTTAATTAAGAAGTCGGGGATCTTTCGTACCTGGCTTAACTTATATTCATTATTTGTTAATTTCTCTGATCATCTCTATAGTCTTTTGATAGTCTGTTTCCTTACCTTCTTTTTTATATATATTTGCGGCTGTTTGGAAATCTTTAATTGCAGCCTGTTTATCTCCTTCTCTTAAAGCATAACGGACAACTCCCCGGTTGGTGTAGGCACCAGCATAGTTAGGATTAATCTTGATAGCTTGGTTGTAATCATCTATTGCTCCTTGCTTATCTCCTAATTCATAACGGACAACTCCCCGGTTGTAGTAGGCTAGAGCAAAGTTAGGATTAAACTTGATAGCTTGGTTGTAATCATCTATTGCTCCTTGCTTATCTCCTAATTCATTACGGACATTTCCCCGGTTGTTGTAGGCTTGGGCATCGTTAGGATTGATTCTGATCACTTGGTTGTAATCATCTATTGCTCCTTGCTTATCTCCTAATTCATCACGGACAAATCCTCGGTTTAAGTAAGCATCTACATAATTGGGATTAATCTTGATAACCTGAGTGTAATCATCAATTGCACCCTGCTTATCTCCTAATTCATAACGGGCAAATCCTCTCTTGTTGTAAGCATCTACATAATTGGGATTAATCTTTATAGCCTGAGTCAAATCCTCAATTCCACCCTGCTTATCTCCTAAATCAGAACGGGTATTTCCCCGGATGTAGATGCTTACTACATAATTGGGATTAATCTTT is a window encoding:
- a CDS encoding protein-tyrosine phosphatase family protein, with the translated sequence MYKFAAAWEQETIVFGASQPGYKDNQVYDWIEFMKSRNIQRICCLLSEKQLANYAHLLDTYRQEFGNQQVCWTPIEDFHLSDLETLTQKILPFLITANQQNEKVVVHCAGGIGRTGHILAAWLVTVRGFSNQDAISAVKKTGRNPHEAVMLSKNPLQVAEELNVLLNNCRLAFLTN
- a CDS encoding dienelactone hydrolase family protein codes for the protein MKEITRREFIATAALTTGFALAVQPVFAKVITTDTKGLIAGGVKIPVEGGEIPAYRAQPEKGENFPIVLVIQEIFGVHEHIQDVVRRFAKLGYLAIAPELFIRQGDVSKLTNIDEIRVIVSKVPDAQVLSDLDDIVTWAVKSAKGNADKLAITGFCWGGRITWLYAAHNPNVKAGVAWYGRVVGNVTELQPKHPVDIASELKVPVLGLYGGQDTGISVDTVEQIREKLKSSSSKSEIIVYPDAPHAFFADYRPSYREKEAQDGWQRLQVWFKQYGV
- a CDS encoding O-acetylhomoserine aminocarboxypropyltransferase/cysteine synthase family protein — translated: MSENYRFETLQIHAGQEPAPGTNARAVPIYQTTSYVFDDAEHGARLFALQEFGNIYTRIMNPTTDVFEKRIAALEGGVAALATASGQAAQFLAISTIAQAGDNIVATSFLYGGTYNQFKVTLPRLGINVKFVEGDDPENFRQAIDENTKALYVETIGNPQFNIPDFAVLAQIAHENGIPLIVDNTFGAGGYVARPIEHGADIIVESATKWIGGHGTSIGGVIVDSGKFDWGNGKFPLFTEPSPGYHGLNFQEVFGKGSQFGNIAFIIRARVEGLRDLGAALSPFNAFLLLQGLETLSLRVERHINNALELAKWLEQQEQVAWVNYPGLPNHPYHERAKKYLRHGFGGVLNFGIKGGLEAGKAFISNVKLASHLANVGDAKTLVIHPASTTHQQLSNSEQISAGVTPDLVRVSVGIEHIDDIKEDFEQAFKKVSG
- a CDS encoding SDR family NAD(P)-dependent oxidoreductase is translated as MASKLEGKVAIVTGASSGIGEATAISLAAEGAKVIIAARRGERLEAVAKHITENGGQVLPVVADITNEVQVKNLIQKAHAEFGRVDILVNNAGISFPGRIENADPSNWRKMIDINVLALMYATHTVLPIFKAQKSGHIVNISSVAGRIARAGMAAYNVTKWGVNAFSEALRQEVYQDNIRVTIIEPGLVETEIDQHITDVVAKQEIAARRKAITPLQSEDIAAAIVYAVTQPQHVNVNEILIRPTQQDR
- a CDS encoding aliphatic sulfonate ABC transporter substrate-binding protein: MKIPFLPQRRTVLNRFVQYSLLGLFTLSTPLTGSLLQTSQAQTKSGFSSKVINLAYQTSGDIVKVKKVVEPRFKELGVTVNWVGPFPAGPQLIEAMNAGKVDIGTVGETPPIFSQAAGVTEVIYISGRVPSKGLGQGIIVRANSPIRKLADIKGKKVAFQRGSNAHYLLAKALTEVGLKISDIQVVGLTPSEARDAFIQNKVEVWVGGDPFLALVEKTIPIRNLRNASGINTLGGFYLGRKEFITKNSELVRVFLEEADKVGEWADKNPKEVAQAFAPELKIDVDVLEKVSRRTTRRLRRLTPAIIAEQQKVADFYFEEKIIPRKINVKDATPSPQLTEAITPKRLK
- a CDS encoding MFS transporter, producing MKISPAIKSPNLFGFLIGESVSFFGSWMTQIALVWMVYQLTNSAMLVGVAGFTNQAMGLVITPLVGVLLDRWNLKYVLLTTQIVSIILSSLLTFLTVSNQINFTDIIIIGILQGIVKAFDLPARQVTIPRLVENRSDTYSAMAVHSFLINTAKFVSPMIGGLIIAKNGAWLCFLVDAISYLPFLFAILTMQIKPNIYSLSKSSSNSKKIWHNLKEGFVFVYNFIPIKFILILQITVCFMAMTYVNLMPIFAKEVLKGNAETMGFLMTSTAFGSIFSGIYLMRRKQAIGLEKVMAISTLVLGLSLILFSRSTRLEICLVLIFIVGLTNTLTLASISNFVQVILVEEDKRGRVTSIFMTTFLGILPFGNLFFGGLANYIGVANALLFGGVCCILGACFFARQISEIRTVVNPIYQEMGLIS
- a CDS encoding DUF4351 domain-containing protein encodes the protein MTRFIHDKFAKDYLEELLKDYGEVKASEKVSGEIKEIDVLFTPAKQQTSKLQILGLLGRLAENPAIIEPYRNPASTDEICDCILKLLEVKALLRREAKANKIKLQESEIPKLWILTPTISETRLSSFGTIQKEDWLSGVHFLADALRTAIVAIHQLPQTPDTLWLRLLGRGSVQSQAIIELQALPLDHPYQKATLELVYNLRENLRVNQQLETDDRELIMRLEPLYQRNREQAKEEGREEGRQEGRREGKQEGKQEGEKNLILRLLHRRIGEIDSLLIERITGLSIEQLENLGEALLDFSSVADLEAWLTQHSI
- a CDS encoding DUF2808 domain-containing protein gives rise to the protein MNNFKTLCKTLAISTGIFLLSVPTTYGIPPKPLLTAKTTYNQTGSWDATYYFTIKLPESLANWQLQQVVLTQIEGIENIKFNQKDSFAFVEASGQKEKIGITLSKSSTQPQTIIATFDKPVSANQTITIGLKPFYNPTSEGIYLFRVHVISSGEKTNNLVVGTARLQFYNDFDNHLFYYR
- a CDS encoding sulfonate ABC transporter substrate-binding protein; protein product: MLTKFSPFRLLEAGITFLKKYQKQNIHTLSLLFAVGLSLTFVISACSPNTRDNTGTNQTAQTTETTNSSPNSNSIVVRIGYQKAATVLYALKAKGELEKALKASGASVTWTEFPAGPPMLEALNAGSIDFGYTGEAPPVFAQSGGTPFVYVAYDPLSTKAEAIIVRQDSPIKSVADLKGKKVAFAKGSNTNYLVVKALEKAGLQYKDIEPMGLKPADARAAFESKKVDAWAIWDPYLAAAEKAISVRTLTDATGLAPNRGYYLAAKSFADSNLDTLKTVIDEVKKVSDWAKNNPPEVAKLLSPILGIDAAVLEIAEKRREYGVLPLTDEVITKQQEVADAFYKIKLIPKEVNVKEIVWQNNK
- the metX gene encoding homoserine O-acetyltransferase MetX produces the protein MKYLDFISSKNQFYQLSAPFSLESGEVLIGVQVAYRTWGNLNANRDNGVLICHALTGSADADDWWGDLFGSGKVFDSDQDFIVCSNILGSCYGTTGATSINPNTGKVYGGSFPRITIRDMVNLQAALLEYLDIQSLRLAIGGSLGGMQVLEWALLYPERVRAIAPMASPGRHSAWSIGLSEAQRQAIYIDPNWQGGNYTTDAPPVQGLAVARMMAMITYRYWDSFTNRFGRQQDESNQFAISSYLQYQGQKLIERFDANTYITLTHAMDSHDVSWNRKDYQSVLQSIKQPTLVVAIDSDVLYPPVEQQELVDLIPNAQLGLLKSSHGHDAFLIDMEALNEMVVSFRQKQ